A section of the Salvelinus alpinus chromosome 36, SLU_Salpinus.1, whole genome shotgun sequence genome encodes:
- the LOC139565544 gene encoding cell death-inducing p53-target protein 1-like isoform X2 has protein sequence MSSDPPPPYPGGPSAPRIEEKNGQPAIPGSVVPVTTGPPQGPSLPPDYGPPPYEATLQPGFLPPHVPGDGAMPIPHGGFYPPPGHFGPGHYGPGPIQFGPVTGQTAHTVLAPPGTATTVTVLQGEIFQTAPVQTVCHHCQQPIITRINHSVGLMNAVFCLFCFFVGCDLGCCLIPCLIDDLKDVIHTCPYCKGYIYTYKRIC, from the exons ATGTCCAGCGACCCCCCTCCTCCCTACCCCGGAGGTCCCAGCGCCCCTCGTATCGAGGAGAAGAATGGACAGCCAGCCATTCCGG GCTCGGTGGTCCCTGTAACGACGGGTCCTCCTCAGGGGCCCTCCCTGCCTCCAGACTATGGCCCTCCACCCTACGAGGCCACGCTACAGCCAGGCTTCTTGCCGCCACACGTCCCAGGAGATGGGGCCATGCCCATACCACATG GTGGCTTCTACCCTCCGCCGGGTCACTTTGGCCCGGGGCACTATGGCCCGGGGC CCATTCAATTTGGGCCTGTGACAGGTCAGACGGCTCACACGGTGCTGGCACCCCCTGGGACAGCTACCACAGTGACCGTGCTACAGGGGGAGATATTCCAGACAGCACCCGTACAGACTGTGTGTCACCACTGCCAGCAGCCCATCATCACCCGCATCAACCACAGCGTGGGCCTCATGAATGCTGTCTTCTGCCTCTTCTGCTTCTTTGTTGG GTGTGATCTGGGCTGCTGCTTGATTCCCTGTCTGATTGATGATCTCAAGGATGTGATACACACCTGCCCTTACTGCAAGGGCTACATCTACACATACAAGCGTATCTGCTaa
- the LOC139565541 gene encoding myocardin-related transcription factor B-like isoform X1 — protein MEPQGSLGVEGNFSLQLALLVPSLQSEAVTHELEDLTMQPSPSLPPLKERKNVLQRRLQQRRTREQLVEQGIMPPLKCPAAFHEQIRSLQRSRTENFLKHKIRSRPERSELVRMHILQETHAVPSLQATQMMLKRARLADDLNEKLAQRPGPMELVVKNILPVEPSLVKDDVTDPADGEVENDFPKTKTLDVYNFDEDSGDALSPEQPASQESQSSSAPSPPTSSITMQHCPPTSQSTTDFFNFSHVSTNEHQNNRLVTTPQPITIVAPPKPGPMLVKQSQPKTPNDKSRSKKNKDPKPRVKKLKYHQYIPPDQKQEANEAPMDSAYARLLHQQQQFLQLQILSQQQQHYNYQTILPAPLKLMEGQNSCSNVSLSGSSLSSPIMVSLPSAAPARSNQTLTNRKPGVLPANLDEMKVAELKMELKLRGLPVSGTKTDLIERLKPYQEIPSSQAATAMELTGHTGAPQPESMSSTPPVSPAPSEVSSLGMEEAGMPGALSPARPTHSGSSPHQGRLEDSPMETRTSEKDQRLHEKERQIEELMRKLEQEQRLVEELKMQLEVEKRGLPSPPAPMALAQVKEEGRAASNCSASAHCPLAVVKQEEPSSGQVQTSPLPQFFISHQQVPQVLRQPQPQTSLSGQPGTQILLPVSLPTSTATIQLPNNSIKLQVREPVLQTTVSTTAPGLIQKIEASAPHQQQHTTQTQPMAQTTVPLCTTTTSGSGFQFRAGPGQTEIPQCFLNTSPGSRSPARASSNQAVPNGPTNKSPSACQPNFSNHVPRNKDPPRYEEAVKQTRRMQTAAQVPTAISQHMDDLFDVLIESGEISPFIRQDPSFPDKLLPVTASVTTLPFNTVLSRPPPQILVARPPAPTLNPPAPPSLTALAIDNQLEAFLEGTLKGETEPQTLRLMEELHSQLLEHSPHSPMDTDTTGFNNVSAPPSSYHLDHTNLDNMEWLDLTMPGPTGGLNPLGLPPLGVFSSDFLDSHDLQPHWD, from the exons TCCTCCAGCGCCGCCTGCAGCAGAGACGCACCCGTGAGCAGCTAGTGGAGCAGGGCATCATGCCAC CACTGAAATGCCCTGCTGCCTTCCACGAACAGATCCGCAGCCTGCAGAGGTCCAGG ACTGAGAACTTCTTGAAGCACAAAATCCGCAGTAGACCTGAACGTTCAGAGCTGGTCCGCATGCACATCCTGCAAG AGACCCATGCGGTGCCCTCACTGCAGGCTACTCAGATGATGCTGAAGAGAGCCAGGCTGGCTGATGACCTCAATGAGAAGCTGGCCCAGCGACCCGGCCCCATGGAGCTGGTGGTCAAGAACATTCTGCCTGTAGAACCCAGCCTCGTCAAGGACGACGTCACCG ATCCCGCAGACGGTGAGGTGGAGAATGACTTCCCCAAGACGAAAACACTGGATGTGTACAACTTTGACGAGGACAGCGGCGACGCCCTGTCCCCAGagcagccggccagccaggagtCCCAGAGCTCCTCTGCCCCCTCCCCACCGACCAGCTCCATCACCATGCAG CACTGCCCACCTACCTCCCAGTCCACAACAGACTTCTTCAACTTCTCTCATGTCTCCACCAATGAGCATCAGAACAATCGCCTGGTGACCACGCCTCAGCCAATCACCATTGTTGCCCCTCCAAAGCCGGGGCCCATGTTAGTAAAG CAAAGCCAGCCAAAGACACCCAATGACAAGAGCCGCAGTAAGAAGAATAAGGATCCCAAGCCGCGGGTGAAGAAGCTGAAGTACCACCAGTACATCCCCCCGGACCAGAAACAGGAGGCCAACGAGGCCCCCATGGACTCAGCCTACGCCAGGCTACTGCATCAGCAGCAGCAGTTCCTCCAGCTGCAGATACTgagccagcagcagcagcactataACTACCAGACCATCCTGCCTGCCCCACTCAA GTTGATGGAGGGTCAGAACAGCTGCTCCAACGTGTCTCTGAGTGGCAGCAGTCTGTCCAGTCCCATCATGGTCTCTCTACCCAGCGCTGCCCCAGCACGGTCTAACCAAACTCTGACAAACCGCAAGCCTGGTGTCCTACCTGCCAACCTGGACGAAATGAAG GTAGCTGAGCTGAAGATGGAGCTGAAACTGCGAGGTCTTCCGGTGTCTGGCACCAAGACTGACCTGATAGAGAGACTAAAGCCTTATCAGGAGATCCCCAGCAGCCAGGCTGCCACTGCCATGGAGCTGACAGGccacacaggggccccacagccTGAGAGCATGAGCTCCACACCCCCTGTGTCCCCCGCGCCGTCGGAGGTCTCCAGCCTGGGCATGGAGGAGGCTGGGATGCCAGGAGCTCTTTCCCCAGCTCGGCCCACTCATTCTGGGTCGTCTCCCCACCAAGGCCGCCTGGAGGACAGCCCAATGGAGACCAGAACCTCAGAGAAGGACCAGCGACTGCACGAGAAGGAGCGTCAGATCGAGGAGCTGATGAGGAAGCTGGAGCAGGAGCAGAGGCTGGTGGAGGAGCTGAAGATGCAGCTAGAGGTGGAGAAGAGGGGTCTGCCCAGCCCTCCAGCCCCCATGGCCCTGGCCCAGGTCAAAGAAGAGGGCAGGGCCGCCTCAAACTGCTCTGCCTCTGCACATTGCCCACTAGCAGTGGTGAAACAGGAGGAGCCCAGCTCAGGCCAGGTACAGACGTCCCCCCTGCCTCAGTTCTTCATCAGCCACCAGCAGGTGCCTCAGGTCCTCAGACAGCCCCAGCCTCAGACTTCGCTGTCTGGCCAGCCTGGGACACAGATCctgctgcctgtctccctgcccacCAGCACTGCCACCATCCAGCTACCGAACAACAGCATTAAGCTGCAGGTCAGAGAGCCCGTCCTGCAGACCACAGTTAGCACTACAGCTCCAGGCCTCATCCAGAAAATAGAGGCCTCAGCAccccaccaacaacaacacaccACCCAGACCCAACCCATGGCACAG ACGACAGTCCCACTgtgcaccaccaccacctcaggcTCTGGGTTCCAGTTCAGAGCAGGCCCAGGTCAGACAGAGatcccccagtgtttcctaaaCACTTCCCCAGGGAGCAGGTCCCCTGCCAGGGCCTCGTCCAACCAAGCAGTCCCCAATGGTCCAACAAACAAG TCCCCCTCTGCCTGCCAGCCCAACTTCTCAAACCACGTCCCCAGGAATAAGGACCCGCCACGCTACGAAGAGGCTGTTAAACAGACGCGCAGAATGCAGACTGCTGCACAG GTACCCACTGCAATCAGCCAGCACATGGACGACCTGTTTGACGTGTTGATCGAGAGTGGAG AGATCTCCCCATTCATCAGACAGGACCCTTCCTTTCCAGACAAGCTACTTCCTGTGACCGCCAGCGTAACCACCCTGCCCTTCAACACGGTGCTATCCCGCCCCCCGCCCCAGATCCTGGTGGCCCGCCCACCCGCCCCCACCCTTAACCCCCCGGCCCCACCCAGCCTGACAGCCCTGGCCATAGACAACCAGCTGGAGGCCTTCCTGGAAGGCACGCTGAAGGGGGAGACTGAGCCCCAGACACTGAGGTTGATGGAAGAGCTGCACAGTCAGCTGCTGGAGCACTCCCCCCACTCCCCCATGGACACGGACACCACCGGGTTCAACAATGTCAGTGCACCCCCCTCCAGCTACCACCTGGACCACACCAACCTGGACAACATGGAGTGGCTGGACCTGACCATGCCCGGGCCGACGGGGGGGCTCAACCCACTGGGCCTTCCCCCGCTTGGGGTCTTCTCCTCTGACTTCCTGGATTCCCATGACCTGCAGCCACATTGGGACTAA
- the LOC139565546 gene encoding U11/U12 small nuclear ribonucleoprotein 25 kDa protein-like, with product MMGEETQSLHLDEGLSVKEEELGQAEGKMNQVEDEQPEEVEEEDEEDEETLPHSEFLDIFEEGLARLVQDPLLCDLPIQVTLEEVNSQVALEYGQAMTVRVCKADGEVMPIVVVQNAMVLDLKNAIQRFMELKQQREGGVKHVSWRYVWRTFHLIFQGEKLDDDKIKLKDYGIRNRDEVTFMKRLRKK from the exons ATGATGGGGGAGGAGACCCAGTCCCTTCACCTGGACGAGGGACTGTCTGTAAAGGAAGAGGAGTTGGGACAggcagagggaaagatgaaccaaGTGGAGGATGAACAACCAGAGGAGGTtgaagaggaagatgaggaggacgaagaaaCATTGCCACACTCTGAATTCTTGGACATCTTTGAAGAAGGACTGGCTCGCCTTGTACAGGACCCTCTACTCTGTGACCTTCCCATTCAG GTGACTCTGGAAGAGGTGAATTCCCAGGTTGCCCTGGAGTATGGCCAAGCCATGACTGTCCGTGTTTGCAAAGCGGATGGCGAAGTAATGC CCATAGTGGTGGTGCAGAATGCTATGGTGCTGGATTTGAAGAATGCCATCCAGAGGTTCATGGAGCTGAAACAGCAACGGGAGGGTGGGGTGAAGCATGTCagctg GAGATACGTATGGAGAACCTTTCATCTCATATTTCAAGGAGAGAAGCTTGATGATGACAAAATAAAACTAAAGGA TTATGGGATCAGAAACAGAGATGAGGTGACATTCATGAAGAGACTGAGGAAGAAGTGA
- the LOC139565541 gene encoding myocardin-related transcription factor B-like isoform X2: protein MLVLVPHCPDHSMGLQTRPLSDPALSSSMACLDVETPAVCRVLQRRLQQRRTREQLVEQGIMPPLKCPAAFHEQIRSLQRSRTENFLKHKIRSRPERSELVRMHILQETHAVPSLQATQMMLKRARLADDLNEKLAQRPGPMELVVKNILPVEPSLVKDDVTDPADGEVENDFPKTKTLDVYNFDEDSGDALSPEQPASQESQSSSAPSPPTSSITMQHCPPTSQSTTDFFNFSHVSTNEHQNNRLVTTPQPITIVAPPKPGPMLVKQSQPKTPNDKSRSKKNKDPKPRVKKLKYHQYIPPDQKQEANEAPMDSAYARLLHQQQQFLQLQILSQQQQHYNYQTILPAPLKLMEGQNSCSNVSLSGSSLSSPIMVSLPSAAPARSNQTLTNRKPGVLPANLDEMKVAELKMELKLRGLPVSGTKTDLIERLKPYQEIPSSQAATAMELTGHTGAPQPESMSSTPPVSPAPSEVSSLGMEEAGMPGALSPARPTHSGSSPHQGRLEDSPMETRTSEKDQRLHEKERQIEELMRKLEQEQRLVEELKMQLEVEKRGLPSPPAPMALAQVKEEGRAASNCSASAHCPLAVVKQEEPSSGQVQTSPLPQFFISHQQVPQVLRQPQPQTSLSGQPGTQILLPVSLPTSTATIQLPNNSIKLQVREPVLQTTVSTTAPGLIQKIEASAPHQQQHTTQTQPMAQTTVPLCTTTTSGSGFQFRAGPGQTEIPQCFLNTSPGSRSPARASSNQAVPNGPTNKSPSACQPNFSNHVPRNKDPPRYEEAVKQTRRMQTAAQVPTAISQHMDDLFDVLIESGEISPFIRQDPSFPDKLLPVTASVTTLPFNTVLSRPPPQILVARPPAPTLNPPAPPSLTALAIDNQLEAFLEGTLKGETEPQTLRLMEELHSQLLEHSPHSPMDTDTTGFNNVSAPPSSYHLDHTNLDNMEWLDLTMPGPTGGLNPLGLPPLGVFSSDFLDSHDLQPHWD from the exons ATGCTGGTCCTCGTTCCTCACTGCCCTGATCACTCCATGGGACTCCAGACCCGGCCGCTAAGCGACCcggctctctcctcctctatggcGTGCCTCGACGTGGAGACCCCCGCCGTCTGCAGGG TCCTCCAGCGCCGCCTGCAGCAGAGACGCACCCGTGAGCAGCTAGTGGAGCAGGGCATCATGCCAC CACTGAAATGCCCTGCTGCCTTCCACGAACAGATCCGCAGCCTGCAGAGGTCCAGG ACTGAGAACTTCTTGAAGCACAAAATCCGCAGTAGACCTGAACGTTCAGAGCTGGTCCGCATGCACATCCTGCAAG AGACCCATGCGGTGCCCTCACTGCAGGCTACTCAGATGATGCTGAAGAGAGCCAGGCTGGCTGATGACCTCAATGAGAAGCTGGCCCAGCGACCCGGCCCCATGGAGCTGGTGGTCAAGAACATTCTGCCTGTAGAACCCAGCCTCGTCAAGGACGACGTCACCG ATCCCGCAGACGGTGAGGTGGAGAATGACTTCCCCAAGACGAAAACACTGGATGTGTACAACTTTGACGAGGACAGCGGCGACGCCCTGTCCCCAGagcagccggccagccaggagtCCCAGAGCTCCTCTGCCCCCTCCCCACCGACCAGCTCCATCACCATGCAG CACTGCCCACCTACCTCCCAGTCCACAACAGACTTCTTCAACTTCTCTCATGTCTCCACCAATGAGCATCAGAACAATCGCCTGGTGACCACGCCTCAGCCAATCACCATTGTTGCCCCTCCAAAGCCGGGGCCCATGTTAGTAAAG CAAAGCCAGCCAAAGACACCCAATGACAAGAGCCGCAGTAAGAAGAATAAGGATCCCAAGCCGCGGGTGAAGAAGCTGAAGTACCACCAGTACATCCCCCCGGACCAGAAACAGGAGGCCAACGAGGCCCCCATGGACTCAGCCTACGCCAGGCTACTGCATCAGCAGCAGCAGTTCCTCCAGCTGCAGATACTgagccagcagcagcagcactataACTACCAGACCATCCTGCCTGCCCCACTCAA GTTGATGGAGGGTCAGAACAGCTGCTCCAACGTGTCTCTGAGTGGCAGCAGTCTGTCCAGTCCCATCATGGTCTCTCTACCCAGCGCTGCCCCAGCACGGTCTAACCAAACTCTGACAAACCGCAAGCCTGGTGTCCTACCTGCCAACCTGGACGAAATGAAG GTAGCTGAGCTGAAGATGGAGCTGAAACTGCGAGGTCTTCCGGTGTCTGGCACCAAGACTGACCTGATAGAGAGACTAAAGCCTTATCAGGAGATCCCCAGCAGCCAGGCTGCCACTGCCATGGAGCTGACAGGccacacaggggccccacagccTGAGAGCATGAGCTCCACACCCCCTGTGTCCCCCGCGCCGTCGGAGGTCTCCAGCCTGGGCATGGAGGAGGCTGGGATGCCAGGAGCTCTTTCCCCAGCTCGGCCCACTCATTCTGGGTCGTCTCCCCACCAAGGCCGCCTGGAGGACAGCCCAATGGAGACCAGAACCTCAGAGAAGGACCAGCGACTGCACGAGAAGGAGCGTCAGATCGAGGAGCTGATGAGGAAGCTGGAGCAGGAGCAGAGGCTGGTGGAGGAGCTGAAGATGCAGCTAGAGGTGGAGAAGAGGGGTCTGCCCAGCCCTCCAGCCCCCATGGCCCTGGCCCAGGTCAAAGAAGAGGGCAGGGCCGCCTCAAACTGCTCTGCCTCTGCACATTGCCCACTAGCAGTGGTGAAACAGGAGGAGCCCAGCTCAGGCCAGGTACAGACGTCCCCCCTGCCTCAGTTCTTCATCAGCCACCAGCAGGTGCCTCAGGTCCTCAGACAGCCCCAGCCTCAGACTTCGCTGTCTGGCCAGCCTGGGACACAGATCctgctgcctgtctccctgcccacCAGCACTGCCACCATCCAGCTACCGAACAACAGCATTAAGCTGCAGGTCAGAGAGCCCGTCCTGCAGACCACAGTTAGCACTACAGCTCCAGGCCTCATCCAGAAAATAGAGGCCTCAGCAccccaccaacaacaacacaccACCCAGACCCAACCCATGGCACAG ACGACAGTCCCACTgtgcaccaccaccacctcaggcTCTGGGTTCCAGTTCAGAGCAGGCCCAGGTCAGACAGAGatcccccagtgtttcctaaaCACTTCCCCAGGGAGCAGGTCCCCTGCCAGGGCCTCGTCCAACCAAGCAGTCCCCAATGGTCCAACAAACAAG TCCCCCTCTGCCTGCCAGCCCAACTTCTCAAACCACGTCCCCAGGAATAAGGACCCGCCACGCTACGAAGAGGCTGTTAAACAGACGCGCAGAATGCAGACTGCTGCACAG GTACCCACTGCAATCAGCCAGCACATGGACGACCTGTTTGACGTGTTGATCGAGAGTGGAG AGATCTCCCCATTCATCAGACAGGACCCTTCCTTTCCAGACAAGCTACTTCCTGTGACCGCCAGCGTAACCACCCTGCCCTTCAACACGGTGCTATCCCGCCCCCCGCCCCAGATCCTGGTGGCCCGCCCACCCGCCCCCACCCTTAACCCCCCGGCCCCACCCAGCCTGACAGCCCTGGCCATAGACAACCAGCTGGAGGCCTTCCTGGAAGGCACGCTGAAGGGGGAGACTGAGCCCCAGACACTGAGGTTGATGGAAGAGCTGCACAGTCAGCTGCTGGAGCACTCCCCCCACTCCCCCATGGACACGGACACCACCGGGTTCAACAATGTCAGTGCACCCCCCTCCAGCTACCACCTGGACCACACCAACCTGGACAACATGGAGTGGCTGGACCTGACCATGCCCGGGCCGACGGGGGGGCTCAACCCACTGGGCCTTCCCCCGCTTGGGGTCTTCTCCTCTGACTTCCTGGATTCCCATGACCTGCAGCCACATTGGGACTAA
- the LOC139565545 gene encoding uncharacterized protein isoform X1, which translates to MSGSSEHRELDRISVEMNQLSFRRQQLIDRRNMLTILQEFRNRSNRNSTADGSKEQTEIQFLDKELQELSEKKRELQKRQDNILHSKDQRKECIISQGGVSVLPDLSVVFVEAPPSIPAPEVIMDIQKLPPWSSQTQCPQCRQFITTEIVTSVGNVACLVCVTMSVLGCVAGCCLIPFCIDNFKDVTHRCPKCRCSIITIKKL; encoded by the exons ATGTCTGGCTCTTCTGAGCACAGGGAGCTGGATAGGATCTCCGTGGAGATGAACCAACTGTCATTCAGGAGGCAGCAACTGATCGACCGCAGGAACATGCTGACCATCCTGCAGGAGTTCAGGAACCGCTCCAACCGCAATAGCACAG CAGATGGCTCCAAGGAGCAGACTGAGATTCAATTTCTTGATAAGGAACTGCAGGAGCTGTCTGAGAAGAAGAGAGAGCTGCAGAAAAGGCAAGATAACATTCTCCATTCCAAGGACCAAAGAAAAG AGTGCATCATCAGTCAGGGGGGCGTGTCTGTTCTCCCTGACCTCTCTGTTGTCTTTGTTGAAGCTCCACCCTCTATACCAG CTCCGGAGGTGATCATGGACATCCAGAAACTTCCTCCCTGGTCATCTCAGACCCAGTGCCCACAGTGTCGACAGTTCATCACCACAGAGATTGTCACTTCAGTAGGCAATGTGGCCTGTCTGGTCTGTGTCACAATGTCTGTACTTGG CTGTGTGGCTGGCTGCTGCCTTATCCCTTTCTGCATTGATAACTTCAAAGATGTCACGCATAGATGTCCTAAGTGTCGATGTTCAATAATCACCATAAAAAAGCTCTGA
- the LOC139565549 gene encoding DNA-directed RNA polymerase III subunit RPC10 yields MLLFCPTCGNVLIVEEGQKCYRFACNTCPYVHNITRKVNNRKYPKLKEVDDVLGGAAAWENVDSTPEKCPKCEHPRAFFMQIQTRSADEPMTTFYKCCNYECGHRWRD; encoded by the exons ATGCTTCTGTTTTGTCCAACATGTGGGAATGTGTTGATTGTAGAGGAAGGACAGAAGTGCTATCGATTCGCCTGCAACACATGTCCGTACGTGCATAACATTACTAGGAAG GTAAACAACAGGAAGTATCCCAAACTGAAAGAGGTTGATGATGTGCTTGGTGGAGCTGCAGCCTGGGAAAATGTGGATTCCACGCCAG AAAAATGTCCCAAGTGTGAACACCCCCGAGCATTCTTCATGCAGATTCAGACAAGATCTGCAGATGAACCGATGACAACGTTCTACAAATGCTGCAATTATGAGTGTGGACATCGCTGGAGAGACTAA
- the LOC139565545 gene encoding uncharacterized protein isoform X2 — protein MSGSSEHRELDRISVEMNQLSFRRQQLIDRRNMLTILQEFRNRSNRNSTDGSKEQTEIQFLDKELQELSEKKRELQKRQDNILHSKDQRKECIISQGGVSVLPDLSVVFVEAPPSIPAPEVIMDIQKLPPWSSQTQCPQCRQFITTEIVTSVGNVACLVCVTMSVLGCVAGCCLIPFCIDNFKDVTHRCPKCRCSIITIKKL, from the exons ATGTCTGGCTCTTCTGAGCACAGGGAGCTGGATAGGATCTCCGTGGAGATGAACCAACTGTCATTCAGGAGGCAGCAACTGATCGACCGCAGGAACATGCTGACCATCCTGCAGGAGTTCAGGAACCGCTCCAACCGCAATAGCACAG ATGGCTCCAAGGAGCAGACTGAGATTCAATTTCTTGATAAGGAACTGCAGGAGCTGTCTGAGAAGAAGAGAGAGCTGCAGAAAAGGCAAGATAACATTCTCCATTCCAAGGACCAAAGAAAAG AGTGCATCATCAGTCAGGGGGGCGTGTCTGTTCTCCCTGACCTCTCTGTTGTCTTTGTTGAAGCTCCACCCTCTATACCAG CTCCGGAGGTGATCATGGACATCCAGAAACTTCCTCCCTGGTCATCTCAGACCCAGTGCCCACAGTGTCGACAGTTCATCACCACAGAGATTGTCACTTCAGTAGGCAATGTGGCCTGTCTGGTCTGTGTCACAATGTCTGTACTTGG CTGTGTGGCTGGCTGCTGCCTTATCCCTTTCTGCATTGATAACTTCAAAGATGTCACGCATAGATGTCCTAAGTGTCGATGTTCAATAATCACCATAAAAAAGCTCTGA
- the LOC139565544 gene encoding cell death-inducing p53-target protein 1-like isoform X1: protein MSSDPPPPYPGGPSAPRIEEKNGQPAIPGSVVPVTTGPPQGPSLPPDYGPPPYEATLQPGFLPPHVPGDGAMPIPHGGFYPPPGHFGPGHYGPGHFGPGHYGPGPIQFGPVTGQTAHTVLAPPGTATTVTVLQGEIFQTAPVQTVCHHCQQPIITRINHSVGLMNAVFCLFCFFVGCDLGCCLIPCLIDDLKDVIHTCPYCKGYIYTYKRIC from the exons ATGTCCAGCGACCCCCCTCCTCCCTACCCCGGAGGTCCCAGCGCCCCTCGTATCGAGGAGAAGAATGGACAGCCAGCCATTCCGG GCTCGGTGGTCCCTGTAACGACGGGTCCTCCTCAGGGGCCCTCCCTGCCTCCAGACTATGGCCCTCCACCCTACGAGGCCACGCTACAGCCAGGCTTCTTGCCGCCACACGTCCCAGGAGATGGGGCCATGCCCATACCACATG GTGGCTTCTACCCTCCGCCGGGTCACTTTGGCCCGGGGCACTATGGCCCGGGGCACTTTGGCCCGGGGCACTATGGCCCGGGGCCCATTCAATTTGGGCCTGTGACAGGTCAGACGGCTCACACGGTGCTGGCACCCCCTGGGACAGCTACCACAGTGACCGTGCTACAGGGGGAGATATTCCAGACAGCACCCGTACAGACTGTGTGTCACCACTGCCAGCAGCCCATCATCACCCGCATCAACCACAGCGTGGGCCTCATGAATGCTGTCTTCTGCCTCTTCTGCTTCTTTGTTGG GTGTGATCTGGGCTGCTGCTTGATTCCCTGTCTGATTGATGATCTCAAGGATGTGATACACACCTGCCCTTACTGCAAGGGCTACATCTACACATACAAGCGTATCTGCTaa